One window of the Dermacentor andersoni chromosome 10, qqDerAnde1_hic_scaffold, whole genome shotgun sequence genome contains the following:
- the LOC129380243 gene encoding uncharacterized protein produces the protein MCSVFHGYLMSYIKRGAASHHYSNCSLAQMRYCVSRVRPSCWKVNAKKVCNVTKKYPGMEMTPEVYCQKLFPHEQNVTADPYEWFKTACIVRCLYNPRGQVVHTGHKMYKDVDALEHTPCGKRKACIQGICTEKPSKKIRH, from the exons ATGTGCTCAGTTTTTCATGGCTACCTTATGAGCTACATAAAGAGGGGTGCGGCCAGTCATCACTACTCGAACTGCAGTCTCGCCCAGATGCGATATTGTGTCAG ccgtGTGAGGCCCTCATGCTGGAAAGTGAATGCTAAAAAGGTGTGCAACGTAACGAAAAAATACCCTGGCATGGAGATGACGCCAGAAGTTTATTGCCAGAAGTTATTTCCTCATGAACAGAATGTTACCGCTGACCCG TATGAATGGTTCAAGACCGCATGCATTGTGCGTTGCTTGTACAATCCAAGAGGACAAGTGGTCCACACTGGACATAAGATGTACAAAGACGTAGACGCGCTGGAACATACGCCTTGCGGAAAAAGGAAG GCGTGCATACAAGGCATCTGTACAGAGAAGCCCTCGAAGAAGATAAGACACTGA